A part of Paenibacillus donghaensis genomic DNA contains:
- a CDS encoding UDP-N-acetylmuramoyl-L-alanyl-D-glutamate--2,6-diaminopimelate ligase: protein MKLTELASCLAAARLQGPGEIEITNLQVDSRRVQPGDLFICLPGFTLDGHDYAPQALAGGAVALVCERPLEIDLPQLIVDDCRFAMAVLSNAFFGSPSSRMRMIGITGTNGKTTTSYLIERIMQEHGLKTGLIGTIQMRYDGQVYPTSGTTPESLELQRTFNDMASKGVQCCVMEVSSHALEQGRVKGTDYRTAIFTNLTQDHLDYHHTMEEYRATKGLFFSRLGNVISPWNEERKYAVLNADDEASAYFAAQTAAEVVTYGIDNSANVRASQISITSKGTFFHVETFKGETDISLRMVGKFNVYNALAAITAALLEEVPLSQIKTSLESVAGVAGRVESIDAGQEFAVIVDYAHTPDGLENVLRAVCEFAEGRVLTVFGCGGDRDVIKRPLMGKIAARYSSSVFVTSDNPRTEDPLLILKDIEAGLIEDGVSRDQYVLIPDRREAISKAIEMASPGDVVLIAGKGHETYQLIGGVVHDFDDRVVAKEVIRGRIH from the coding sequence ATGAAACTAACTGAACTGGCATCCTGCCTTGCAGCCGCACGGCTGCAGGGTCCAGGAGAAATTGAGATTACCAATCTGCAGGTAGATTCACGCCGGGTTCAGCCCGGCGACTTGTTCATCTGCCTGCCGGGTTTTACGCTAGACGGGCATGATTATGCGCCGCAGGCACTAGCCGGCGGTGCGGTCGCACTGGTCTGTGAACGGCCTCTCGAGATCGATCTGCCGCAGCTGATTGTCGATGATTGCCGTTTTGCCATGGCTGTGCTCTCCAATGCGTTCTTTGGCTCTCCTAGCAGCCGGATGAGGATGATAGGGATCACAGGCACCAACGGCAAAACAACCACCAGCTATCTGATCGAACGGATCATGCAGGAGCATGGGCTGAAGACCGGGTTGATCGGGACGATTCAGATGCGTTATGACGGCCAGGTCTATCCGACTTCCGGCACCACGCCGGAGTCACTTGAACTGCAGCGGACCTTCAACGATATGGCCTCCAAGGGCGTGCAGTGCTGTGTGATGGAGGTTTCATCCCATGCATTAGAGCAGGGTCGGGTGAAGGGTACGGATTACCGCACAGCCATCTTCACCAATCTAACCCAGGATCATTTGGATTACCATCATACAATGGAGGAGTACCGCGCAACGAAAGGGCTATTCTTCTCCCGGCTTGGCAATGTGATCTCGCCATGGAACGAGGAGCGCAAATATGCCGTTCTGAACGCGGATGACGAGGCGAGCGCCTACTTTGCTGCCCAAACTGCCGCAGAGGTTGTTACATATGGGATTGACAACAGTGCGAATGTACGGGCCTCACAAATCTCCATTACATCAAAAGGAACTTTTTTCCATGTGGAGACGTTTAAAGGGGAAACAGATATTTCGCTGCGTATGGTCGGCAAGTTCAATGTGTATAATGCGCTCGCTGCCATTACGGCTGCCCTGCTGGAGGAAGTACCGCTGTCACAGATCAAGACCAGCCTGGAGTCCGTTGCCGGTGTAGCCGGGCGTGTGGAGTCCATTGATGCGGGACAGGAGTTCGCGGTGATCGTGGATTATGCGCATACCCCGGACGGACTGGAGAATGTGCTGCGCGCCGTCTGTGAGTTCGCCGAAGGCCGGGTGCTGACCGTGTTTGGCTGCGGTGGAGACAGGGATGTTATCAAGCGGCCGCTGATGGGCAAGATCGCAGCCCGCTACAGCAGCAGTGTATTCGTGACCTCGGATAATCCGCGCACAGAGGACCCGCTGCTGATTCTGAAGGATATTGAAGCGGGATTGATCGAAGACGGCGTCTCCCGTGACCAATATGTGCTGATCCCGGACCGTCGGGAAGCGATCAGCAAGGCTATTGAAATGGCAAGCCCCGGCGATGTAGTATTGATTGCGGGGAAGGGTCATGAGACCTACCAGCTGATTGGCGGAGTGGTTCATGATTTCGATGACCGCGTCGTCGCTAAAGAAGTGATAAGGGGCCGAATCCATTGA
- a CDS encoding stage V sporulation protein D, with the protein MKVAKVVTRRRMLWTLLGLAVIFGALVIRLAYVQLSQGEKLSAKAEASWRRNIPFTAKRGEILDRQGVALAYNISSPTVYAVPVQVKDKETTARELAPLLGMTEEKLVKLLSKREMSVKLTPGGRKITMELAGSIRDLQLPGIVVAEDNKRYYPFGDLAAHILGFTGIDNQGITGVENIYDKLLQGMDGNISYLSDAGGRLMPGSSEKYADPKDGLSLQLTIDKQIQSIMERELDQAMVKYQAQGSWAIAMNPKNGEILAMASRPGYEPGQYKDYAAAIYNRNLPIWMTYEPGSTFKIITLAAALQEGKVNLQNDHFFDPGYIEVGGAKLRCWKKGGHGSQTFLQVVENSCNPGFVALGQRLGKDSLFKYIRDFGFGTKTGIDLNGEANGILFKPSQVGPVELATTAFGQGVSVTPIQQVAAVSAAINGGKLYKPHVAKAWINPDTGETVSEVKPELVREVISEETSKQVRAALESVVAKGTGRPAFIDGYRVGGKTGTAQKVINGRYSPTEHIVSFVGFAPADDPQIVVYTAVDNPKGIQFGGVVAAPIVQNILEDSLHYMKVPERADQLPRTYKYGETPIVTVPDLKGATVQDIYEDLNMNFSLVRSGSGNTVINQAPKAGARVEQGSTIRIYMGAASE; encoded by the coding sequence ATGAAGGTTGCGAAGGTCGTAACGCGGCGGAGAATGCTGTGGACTCTCTTGGGACTGGCAGTGATATTCGGTGCGCTGGTTATTCGTCTTGCGTATGTGCAGTTGTCTCAGGGAGAGAAGCTGAGCGCCAAAGCCGAGGCTTCCTGGCGGCGCAATATTCCCTTCACTGCCAAACGCGGTGAAATATTGGACCGGCAGGGTGTGGCGCTGGCGTATAACATCAGCTCGCCTACGGTTTATGCCGTTCCGGTGCAGGTGAAGGATAAGGAAACTACAGCACGGGAGCTGGCTCCGCTGCTCGGGATGACCGAGGAGAAACTGGTTAAGCTGCTGTCCAAAAGAGAGATGTCGGTGAAGCTTACGCCCGGCGGCCGCAAAATTACAATGGAGCTTGCTGGGAGCATCCGTGATTTGCAGCTGCCGGGCATCGTTGTCGCTGAGGATAACAAAAGATATTATCCCTTCGGGGATCTGGCCGCGCATATTCTTGGCTTCACCGGAATTGACAACCAGGGGATTACAGGGGTCGAGAATATCTATGACAAGCTGCTGCAGGGCATGGACGGGAATATCTCCTATTTATCCGATGCCGGTGGCAGGCTGATGCCAGGCTCGTCAGAGAAATATGCCGATCCGAAGGACGGCCTCAGTCTTCAGCTGACCATTGACAAGCAGATCCAGTCGATTATGGAGCGGGAACTGGATCAGGCGATGGTCAAGTACCAGGCGCAGGGCAGCTGGGCGATTGCGATGAATCCCAAGAATGGCGAAATCCTGGCTATGGCCTCCAGACCGGGTTATGAGCCAGGGCAATACAAGGACTATGCTGCCGCTATCTACAACCGGAATTTACCGATTTGGATGACCTATGAACCAGGATCGACGTTCAAGATTATCACGCTGGCTGCCGCGCTGCAGGAAGGTAAGGTCAATCTGCAGAATGATCATTTCTTCGATCCCGGCTATATCGAGGTGGGTGGCGCCAAGCTGCGCTGCTGGAAGAAAGGCGGCCATGGCAGCCAGACCTTCCTGCAGGTGGTGGAGAATTCCTGCAATCCGGGGTTTGTGGCGCTGGGCCAGCGGCTGGGCAAGGATTCCTTGTTCAAGTATATCCGCGACTTCGGCTTCGGAACGAAGACGGGGATTGACCTGAACGGTGAAGCGAACGGCATTCTGTTCAAGCCTTCACAGGTTGGGCCGGTAGAGCTGGCTACGACAGCCTTCGGGCAAGGCGTCTCTGTCACACCGATCCAGCAGGTTGCCGCTGTTTCAGCAGCAATCAATGGCGGTAAGTTATACAAGCCGCATGTAGCCAAGGCCTGGATTAATCCCGATACCGGTGAAACGGTATCCGAGGTCAAGCCCGAGCTTGTCCGCGAGGTCATCTCCGAGGAGACCTCGAAGCAGGTGCGTGCAGCACTTGAGAGCGTAGTTGCCAAAGGCACCGGCCGTCCGGCTTTTATCGACGGCTACCGTGTGGGTGGCAAGACAGGTACTGCACAAAAAGTAATCAATGGCCGCTATTCCCCTACGGAGCATATCGTTTCCTTTGTGGGTTTTGCGCCTGCAGATGACCCGCAGATTGTGGTCTATACGGCAGTGGATAATCCGAAGGGGATTCAGTTCGGGGGTGTGGTAGCTGCCCCGATTGTGCAGAATATCCTGGAGGATTCCCTGCATTATATGAAGGTGCCCGAGCGCGCTGACCAGCTTCCCAGAACCTACAAATACGGTGAAACGCCGATTGTGACCGTTCCTGATCTTAAGGGAGCCACCGTACAGGATATCTACGAAGATCTGAATATGAATTTCAGCCTTGTCCGCTCCGGCTCCGGCAATACCGTAATCAATCAAGCGCCCAAAGCAGGAGCACGGGTGGAGCAGGGATCAACGATCCGGATTTACATGGGGGCGGCAAGCGAATAG
- a CDS encoding penicillin-binding transpeptidase domain-containing protein, whose amino-acid sequence MVKRIKLRTLFIGGCITLFFLVLIGRVFYIQVLNGDDWQKEAAKQWGHKAVIKAERGTISDRNGNVLASDVPAYTVVVSPETIATLKIGDEVIKGLHELLGKPENELRKLVEAKDPKTGKLLKNREVRNEGWKIDEVLKEKVDAFIKELREEHDILETGVGWVREQKRYYPKGSLAAQVLGFTDRDGVAQLGLEKSLDESLSGINGELKYQSDGNGVKLPNSKDLFQPVVNGNNYKLTIDSTIQGYVEEAMKKAYAELKPKTMTVIAADPNTMEILAMANMPTFDPNQFWNITDQGGFYNHAIKSRYEPGSTFKIVTLAAAVQENLFDPSPKATFMSGQIKIKGSRTPLHDIKRAGWGPISFLEGVKRSSNVAFVKLGYEMLGQEKLLQYIDAFGFNEKTGIDLAGEITGLVNPNPNNVLENATLAYGHGKVEVTLIQQLAAVAAIANGGKLMTPHVIKEVTNPNTGDTKVTQPVVVRQVISEESARETSSYLEQVVADQKIGTGRQAYIEGYRVAGKTGTAIKPDGKGGYDRDKVRSSFIGYAPVNDPKIAVIILVDEPSEGEGGGKAAAPIFQEIVSQSLQYMGVPKTTSEKKTGAGDTAADAAPALRSAPELIGQTMAAARKQLLNQGFDFEAVGAGADVTSQYPPAGTSMATGQKIYLISEPGDKLTIPDLRGESLRDALEILSILKVDMSVEGEGYISGQVESTKNGKQHLTLMLEPLNEYGENIPVPPKTEEESEAGDG is encoded by the coding sequence ATGGTCAAAAGAATAAAACTTCGCACACTGTTTATAGGAGGGTGTATTACCCTCTTTTTTCTTGTATTAATAGGTCGTGTCTTCTATATTCAGGTGTTGAACGGGGATGACTGGCAGAAAGAGGCGGCCAAGCAATGGGGCCACAAAGCCGTAATCAAAGCAGAGCGCGGCACGATCTCTGACCGCAATGGCAATGTGCTGGCCAGCGATGTGCCGGCTTATACCGTTGTGGTCAGCCCTGAGACCATAGCTACGCTGAAGATTGGTGATGAGGTTATCAAGGGGCTGCATGAGCTGTTAGGCAAGCCAGAGAATGAGCTGCGTAAGCTGGTGGAAGCCAAGGACCCCAAGACCGGGAAGCTGCTGAAGAACCGCGAGGTCCGCAATGAGGGCTGGAAGATTGATGAGGTGCTTAAGGAGAAAGTCGACGCTTTTATCAAAGAGCTGAGAGAGGAACATGACATTCTTGAGACCGGAGTCGGCTGGGTCCGGGAACAGAAACGCTATTATCCCAAGGGCTCGCTGGCCGCGCAGGTTCTTGGATTTACCGACCGCGATGGCGTGGCTCAGCTGGGCCTGGAGAAATCACTGGACGAGTCGCTGTCGGGTATCAATGGGGAGCTGAAATATCAGAGTGACGGCAACGGCGTCAAGCTGCCCAACTCGAAGGATCTGTTCCAGCCCGTAGTCAACGGGAATAATTACAAGCTGACGATCGACAGTACCATTCAGGGTTATGTCGAAGAAGCGATGAAGAAAGCCTATGCAGAGCTTAAGCCCAAGACGATGACGGTCATTGCCGCTGATCCCAATACGATGGAAATTCTGGCGATGGCTAATATGCCTACCTTTGATCCGAATCAGTTCTGGAATATTACCGATCAGGGCGGATTCTACAACCATGCCATCAAGTCTCGCTATGAGCCGGGATCTACCTTCAAGATTGTGACACTGGCTGCGGCCGTGCAGGAGAATCTCTTCGATCCAAGCCCGAAGGCAACCTTTATGTCTGGACAGATCAAGATCAAGGGATCGAGGACACCGCTGCATGATATCAAAAGAGCCGGCTGGGGCCCAATTTCCTTCCTTGAAGGCGTGAAACGGTCCAGTAACGTGGCTTTTGTCAAGCTGGGTTATGAGATGCTGGGGCAGGAGAAGCTGCTGCAATATATCGATGCCTTCGGCTTCAACGAGAAGACCGGGATTGATCTGGCCGGCGAAATTACAGGTCTGGTCAACCCTAATCCCAATAATGTGCTGGAGAATGCAACTTTGGCCTACGGCCACGGAAAGGTTGAGGTCACGCTGATTCAGCAGCTGGCGGCCGTGGCCGCCATTGCGAATGGCGGCAAGCTGATGACGCCGCATGTCATCAAGGAAGTAACCAATCCCAATACAGGAGACACCAAGGTTACTCAGCCTGTAGTGGTCCGTCAGGTGATCTCGGAAGAGAGTGCCAGAGAAACCAGCAGCTATTTGGAGCAGGTGGTAGCCGACCAGAAGATAGGAACAGGCCGGCAGGCTTATATTGAAGGCTACCGGGTAGCGGGCAAGACCGGTACGGCGATCAAACCTGACGGCAAGGGCGGGTATGACCGCGATAAGGTCCGCTCTTCCTTCATCGGCTACGCGCCGGTGAATGATCCCAAGATCGCAGTGATTATTCTGGTCGATGAGCCAAGTGAAGGCGAGGGCGGCGGTAAGGCTGCTGCGCCAATCTTCCAAGAGATTGTCTCGCAATCTCTGCAGTATATGGGGGTGCCTAAGACGACTTCAGAGAAGAAGACAGGCGCCGGAGATACTGCTGCAGATGCTGCTCCAGCTCTGCGCAGTGCGCCTGAGCTTATAGGTCAGACCATGGCGGCTGCCCGCAAGCAACTGCTTAACCAAGGCTTCGATTTCGAAGCGGTAGGTGCAGGTGCGGACGTGACGAGCCAATATCCACCGGCCGGAACCTCTATGGCTACCGGGCAGAAGATTTATCTGATCAGTGAACCGGGGGATAAACTAACGATCCCCGACCTGCGCGGCGAATCCCTAAGGGATGCGCTGGAGATCCTCAGCATTCTGAAGGTGGATATGTCGGTGGAAGGTGAAGGTTATATCTCCGGTCAGGTGGAGAGCACGAAGAACGGCAAGCAGCACCTGACGCTGATGCTGGAACCGCTCAATGAATACGGAGAGAATATTCCGGTTCCTCCGAAGACCGAAGAAGAGTCCGAAGCGGGAGACGGCTAA
- a CDS encoding cell division protein FtsL, with amino-acid sequence MAYTRGNLAVQPKRKEEANPLYREKTKVVTTRKGLPMQEKLLYLLTVGVIVLVAVALISRYVQIYDLNLQAQQLDEKIGEGKKQISVYQMEKQVLEQKVIDRAKELGYVPADENSTIYVPATSTAAEGKR; translated from the coding sequence ATGGCCTACACCCGTGGCAACCTAGCCGTTCAGCCCAAACGTAAAGAAGAGGCAAATCCACTTTACCGCGAGAAAACCAAAGTAGTCACTACGCGCAAGGGGCTTCCCATGCAGGAGAAACTTCTATACCTGCTGACGGTGGGTGTAATTGTCCTGGTGGCGGTCGCACTGATTTCGCGTTATGTCCAGATTTATGATTTGAATCTGCAGGCACAGCAGCTGGACGAGAAGATTGGCGAGGGCAAGAAGCAGATTTCTGTCTACCAGATGGAGAAGCAGGTTCTGGAACAGAAGGTTATTGATCGAGCCAAGGAACTGGGATATGTGCCTGCGGATGAGAACTCAACCATCTATGTTCCGGCAACTTCGACTGCTGCTGAAGGTAAACGTTAA
- the rsmH gene encoding 16S rRNA (cytosine(1402)-N(4))-methyltransferase RsmH, translated as MFHHITVLKEEATEGLQIKEDGIYVDCTLGGAGHSGLIASKLSEAGRLICLDQDDWALDNAKQQLAEYGERIVLVKTNFRDLETVLGDLPFVPQKDGVPQVDGILFDLGVSSPQFDEGNRGFSYNHDAPLDMRMDQSAELTAATIINTWSEQEIARVLFQYGEEKFSRRIARKIVDRRAVQPVEGTGELAELIKEGIPAAARRTGGHPAKRSFQALRIAVNDELGAFEEGLHSAVRCLAPGGRVSVITFHSLEDRICKQIFAGYLSRCTCPPDLPYCVCGAEGTLKLVNRKPRVPSEAELEQNPRARSAKLRIAEKL; from the coding sequence TTGTTTCACCACATCACGGTGCTTAAGGAAGAAGCGACAGAAGGGCTGCAGATCAAGGAAGATGGAATCTATGTCGACTGCACGCTCGGCGGAGCGGGGCACAGCGGACTCATCGCATCGAAGCTCAGCGAGGCTGGCCGGCTGATCTGTCTGGACCAGGATGACTGGGCCTTGGACAATGCTAAGCAGCAGCTTGCGGAATACGGAGAGCGGATTGTGCTGGTCAAGACCAACTTCCGCGATCTCGAGACAGTGCTGGGGGACCTGCCTTTTGTTCCACAGAAGGACGGCGTGCCTCAGGTAGACGGAATTCTGTTTGATCTTGGTGTATCCTCGCCGCAGTTTGACGAAGGGAATCGGGGCTTCAGCTATAATCACGATGCCCCGCTCGATATGCGGATGGATCAGTCGGCAGAGCTTACGGCAGCAACCATTATCAACACATGGTCCGAGCAGGAGATTGCCCGCGTGCTTTTCCAATATGGAGAAGAGAAATTCTCGCGGCGGATTGCCCGCAAGATTGTGGACCGCCGGGCCGTGCAGCCTGTAGAAGGTACGGGAGAGTTGGCCGAGCTGATCAAGGAAGGCATTCCGGCCGCAGCACGGCGCACGGGAGGACATCCTGCCAAGCGCAGCTTTCAGGCGCTTCGGATTGCCGTCAACGACGAGCTGGGCGCTTTTGAGGAAGGACTGCACAGCGCGGTCCGCTGCCTGGCTCCGGGAGGAAGAGTATCGGTGATCACCTTCCACTCGCTGGAGGACCGGATCTGCAAGCAGATCTTTGCCGGCTACTTAAGCCGCTGTACCTGCCCGCCTGATTTACCATATTGCGTATGCGGAGCAGAAGGCACATTGAAGCTGGTTAACCGCAAGCCAAGAGTGCCATCCGAAGCGGAATTGGAACAGAACCCGCGTGCACGCTCAGCCAAGCTGCGTATAGCAGAGAAATTGTAA
- the mraZ gene encoding division/cell wall cluster transcriptional repressor MraZ, with the protein MFMGEYQHTIDDKGRIIIPAKFRDMLGASFVATRGLDSCLFVYPMEEWAIMEQKLKSLSLMKSDARAFSRFFFSGATECIWDKQGRVNLPGNLRQYAKLDKDCVILGVSNRVEIWNKELWEQYFEQSEESFNEIAEKLVDFNFDL; encoded by the coding sequence ATGTTCATGGGCGAGTATCAGCATACCATTGATGACAAGGGCCGGATCATTATCCCGGCCAAGTTCCGTGACATGCTCGGGGCGTCCTTTGTGGCGACGCGGGGCCTGGACTCTTGCCTGTTTGTCTACCCCATGGAGGAATGGGCTATTATGGAGCAGAAGCTCAAGAGCCTCTCACTGATGAAATCGGATGCCCGTGCATTCAGTCGCTTTTTTTTCTCGGGAGCTACGGAATGCATATGGGACAAGCAGGGAAGGGTAAATCTGCCGGGCAATTTGCGGCAATATGCCAAGCTGGACAAGGACTGTGTCATTCTGGGCGTATCGAACCGGGTGGAGATCTGGAACAAGGAGCTATGGGAGCAGTACTTCGAACAGTCTGAGGAATCGTTCAACGAAATCGCCGAGAAGCTGGTGGATTTCAATTTTGATCTATAA
- the bshC gene encoding bacillithiol biosynthesis cysteine-adding enzyme BshC, which translates to MNVVPQPLPGGSALAGDYINRYETVAHLYGGDFRDKESRSKRAAWLDGSEQLRAGRADMVECLEQYNSRHNAHPAVTASLELLKQPGTLAVTGGQQSGLFTGPLLVVYKAMTIIQAAKEAAAQLGRPVVPLFWIAGEDHDWDEVNHTYVLNRSQEITRIKLDKPEDTRTSVSEIKIGEEHWKLLAEQLDGLLQESEFKPQIMQFVAESSQAGASMSDAFAKLMGSLFGRFGLILLDSADPNLRRLEQPFFATLLERNDELETAYLKSAAEITGAGYELQAAVTAGCANLFYIHEGTRLLLYKKDGRYADRKDTVSFTLEELQQQLEAYPQRFSNNVLTRPLMQDYVLPVLATVLGQGEIAYWAIPHHAFGVVGGEMPLILPRMSFTVIEGTLHKHMDKYQLTFEDVYKGLDERRQQWLAAQDELELEQRFEEAKAAFTTLYEPLVEQLGMIQAGLLKLGNNNKDKILDQISFLQAKAKDAVEKQNEAALRQWERIEFSLMPSGKPQERVYNLMYYLNRYGPEWIDGLMTIEPEFSGLHRIIYM; encoded by the coding sequence ATGAATGTTGTACCTCAACCGCTGCCGGGCGGCTCTGCGCTCGCAGGCGACTATATAAATCGGTATGAGACCGTGGCGCATCTGTACGGCGGTGATTTCAGGGATAAAGAGAGCCGCAGCAAACGGGCGGCATGGCTGGATGGCAGTGAGCAGCTTCGTGCGGGACGTGCGGATATGGTGGAATGTCTGGAGCAATACAACAGCCGGCATAATGCTCATCCCGCTGTGACTGCTTCCCTGGAGCTGCTGAAGCAGCCGGGAACCTTGGCTGTAACCGGAGGCCAGCAAAGCGGACTGTTTACAGGTCCGTTGCTGGTTGTGTATAAGGCCATGACTATAATTCAGGCGGCGAAGGAAGCTGCTGCGCAGCTGGGACGGCCGGTGGTGCCGCTGTTCTGGATTGCCGGCGAGGATCATGACTGGGATGAGGTTAACCATACGTATGTGTTGAACCGTTCTCAGGAAATCACCAGGATTAAGCTGGATAAACCTGAAGATACCCGAACCTCTGTCAGCGAGATCAAGATTGGGGAAGAGCATTGGAAGCTGCTCGCTGAGCAGCTGGACGGGCTGCTGCAGGAGAGTGAATTCAAGCCGCAGATTATGCAGTTCGTTGCCGAATCGTCCCAAGCCGGAGCGAGCATGTCGGATGCTTTTGCCAAGCTGATGGGCTCCTTGTTTGGCCGGTTTGGTCTGATTCTGCTCGATTCCGCCGATCCGAATCTGCGCAGGCTGGAGCAGCCGTTTTTTGCCACACTGCTGGAGCGGAATGACGAACTGGAAACGGCTTATCTGAAGTCGGCGGCAGAGATTACAGGCGCGGGGTACGAGCTGCAAGCCGCGGTTACCGCTGGCTGTGCTAACCTCTTTTATATCCATGAAGGCACACGGCTGCTGCTCTACAAGAAGGATGGCAGATACGCCGACCGCAAGGATACCGTCTCCTTCACGCTTGAAGAATTGCAGCAGCAGCTGGAGGCTTACCCGCAGCGCTTCAGCAACAATGTGCTGACCCGCCCGCTGATGCAGGATTATGTGCTGCCGGTGCTGGCAACCGTGCTGGGCCAGGGTGAAATCGCCTATTGGGCCATACCGCATCATGCGTTCGGAGTAGTCGGGGGGGAGATGCCTCTGATTCTTCCGCGAATGTCGTTTACCGTCATTGAAGGTACACTCCATAAGCATATGGACAAATATCAGCTAACGTTTGAGGATGTGTATAAAGGTCTGGACGAGAGAAGACAGCAGTGGCTGGCAGCACAGGATGAGCTGGAGCTGGAGCAGCGCTTCGAGGAAGCCAAAGCCGCGTTCACCACGCTCTATGAACCGCTTGTCGAGCAGCTGGGAATGATTCAAGCCGGACTGCTGAAGCTGGGAAACAACAATAAGGACAAGATCCTCGACCAAATTTCATTCCTGCAGGCCAAAGCCAAGGATGCGGTAGAGAAGCAGAACGAAGCAGCGCTGCGGCAATGGGAGCGGATTGAGTTCTCGCTGATGCCCAGTGGCAAACCGCAGGAGAGAGTATATAACCTGATGTATTATTTGAACCGCTACGGACCGGAATGGATTGACGGGTTAATGACTATAGAGCCGGAGTTCAGCGGCTTGCACCGTATTATATATATGTAA
- a CDS encoding ABC transporter ATP-binding protein produces MSKNLIEVEGLKKYFNVGKGKVLKAVDNISFNIREGETLGMVGESGCGKTTAGRTVLRLYEPTAGSVRYNGTDIYKLSSGKMKAMRRDMQMIFQDPYASLNPRFTVQDIIGEALDIHGMAGSRAERKKRIEELLDMVGLNHDHATRYPHEFSGGQRQRIGIARSLAVNPKFIVCDEPISALDVSIQAQVVNLLKELQDRLGLTYLFIAHDLSMVKHISDRVAVMYLGKMVELAESEELYANPLHPYTQSLLSAIPVPDPEVEAGKKRMHLHDELGTPIFAQGEETNEAETQLVEVSKGHFVAKAYA; encoded by the coding sequence TTGAGTAAGAACCTGATCGAAGTAGAAGGTCTTAAGAAATATTTCAATGTTGGCAAGGGTAAGGTTCTGAAGGCTGTTGACAATATCAGCTTCAACATCCGCGAAGGTGAAACGCTGGGAATGGTGGGCGAATCCGGCTGCGGCAAAACAACGGCAGGACGTACCGTGCTCCGCTTGTATGAACCTACGGCCGGCAGTGTGAGATATAATGGTACGGATATCTACAAGCTGTCCTCCGGCAAAATGAAAGCGATGCGCCGCGACATGCAGATGATCTTCCAGGACCCTTATGCTTCATTAAATCCGCGGTTTACCGTACAGGATATCATCGGCGAAGCGCTGGACATTCACGGTATGGCCGGCAGCCGGGCAGAACGCAAGAAACGGATTGAAGAGCTGCTCGATATGGTTGGACTCAACCATGACCATGCTACCCGTTATCCGCATGAATTCTCCGGCGGACAACGCCAGCGTATCGGGATTGCCCGTTCGCTTGCCGTAAATCCGAAGTTCATCGTCTGCGATGAGCCGATTTCTGCACTTGACGTGTCCATCCAGGCGCAGGTAGTCAACCTGCTGAAGGAATTACAGGACCGTCTGGGCTTGACCTACCTGTTCATTGCGCATGACCTGTCGATGGTTAAACATATCAGTGACCGTGTAGCGGTAATGTACTTAGGCAAAATGGTAGAGCTGGCGGAAAGTGAAGAACTGTATGCCAACCCGCTTCATCCCTACACCCAATCATTGCTGTCTGCCATTCCGGTTCCCGATCCGGAAGTTGAAGCAGGCAAAAAGCGGATGCATCTGCATGATGAGTTGGGAACTCCGATCTTTGCACAAGGTGAGGAAACCAATGAAGCTGAAACCCAACTGGTGGAAGTTTCCAAAGGGCATTTCGTGGCCAAGGCTTACGCCTAA